Within Marinomonas mediterranea MMB-1, the genomic segment TTGTCAACGTTGGACGATTGGGCAGGCAGTATTTCTATATGACGTCGGTATTGAATGAGTTAGTGCGAAAAACAGAGCCCAGAGCCACGTCTATGTTGGCGTACTTACAAGAATCTGGTATTCATCAACCAGATATATTAAAGCTTATGGCAAGTTTGCCTCGTCATGAGTTTGTTGAGCCCGCTTTTTCTCACTTAGCTTACTCTCCGACACCGCTCCCAATTGGTAAAAATCAAACAATCAGCCAGCCTTTGACGGTCGCAAGGATGTCGGAATGGCTGCTTCAATATGCAAGACGCGGACGTGTCTTGGAGATAGGGACAGGTTCTGGCTATCAGACGTGCATTTTGGCGAATTTATTTAATAAAGTGCACACTATCGAGCGTCAAAAGGCGCTATTAGATCTGGCGATGAAACGTCTCGCAAATTTTGGGGTCTCAAATGTAGAGTTTCATCATGGTGATGGGCATTTGGGGTGGCCAACCAATATTTCTATGGACGCCATCATTGTCACAGCTTTGGCCTCTAAGGTGCCTCACGCCTTAACAAATTCACTAAAAGAAGGCGGTATTCTTATCATGCCGATTGAAGATGAAACCCCCTCTATTGGCTGCTGGCAAAAGACGGGAGAAAAATGGCGTCGTTTGGAGTTTGCTCCAGCGCAGTTTGTACCTATGTTAGAAGGAAAAGAAGATGCCTAAATGGCTTAAAACGTATTTAAGCGGCGTATTGATGGGCGCAGCTGATGTTGTCCCCGGTGTTTCTGGCGGGACAATTGCCTTTATTGTGGGGATTTATGATCGATTAATTCATGCGTTAAGTGGCGTGAATAAAGTCAGTGTTATCATGTTGTTTAAAGGTGATATTAAAGGGTTGTGGCAGCATTTCGATTTGGGCTTTTTGCTTGTGCTCGCTGCGGGAATTCTAACGAGTATTGTTTCTCTTGCAGGCATTATTACGCATGCATTGTCAGATTATCCAATCTGGGTTTGGAGCTTTTTCTTTGGTTTGATTTTGGCATCAGCTTGGATGCTTGCTAAAGAGTTTAATTTGTACATTCGTAAGAATGTACTGAGTTTGTTTGTTGGGGTTGTTGTTGGCGCGTCTCTATCCATGTTGGTCCCCATGCATATTAGCCTTTCGTTATCGCTCGTTTTCTTTGCAGGGATGATCGCAATTTGCGCAATGATATTACCCGGAATTTCGGGGAGTTTCCTGCTTTTGATGATGGGGTTGTATGGCGATATTTTGCTGTCGATTAAGGAATTTAACATAGTGGTGATCGCTGTCTTTGGCTGCGGTGCGTTAGTCGGCTTGCTAAGCTTCTCTAAACTATTAAACTGGACGTTAAATCGTTATCGAGAGTTGAGCATGGCGATGTTGACTGGAGTCATGTTAGGTGCTCTTGTGAAAGTATGGCCTTGGAAAGAAGTTACCGACGTGATGGTTGTAGGCGATAAGCAGGTTCCAGTATCTGAGGCCTTATTATTACCTTGGAATCTTGAGCATTACTCAATGTTTGGTGATTTCCTTGGCCCGTTATGTGTACTTTTACTCGGTCTTTTTTCCGTTTTTATAGTGCGATTCGCCTCAAATCGCATAAATTAACGAAAATTAACAGGCTATAAACTAACCGTAACTTTTGTTGTAGGTGAATGATTCTGATCACGTTGCTCATGGTCGAACAGCGACGAAACGCTCTAAAGCGTTTTATTAGTGTGACAATAGCAAGTTTGCTATTGTCTGCGTGCGCCTATGACAGCTTTCATTACCCCGATAAAAATTCAAATTCGCGAACGAATGCTTCTTCTAGGCCGCAGGTCACGCCTATGCCTGCGACGGGCATACATAAGGTTCAAAGCGGCGATACGCTGTTTGCCATTGCGTTTCAGTATGGTTTGGATTATCGCAAGGTCGCTGCTTTAAACAAGATTGACTCCCCCTATGTGATTTACCCAAATCAGAAAATCCGATTAATCGGCAAACGAAAAGCACTTACAAAAACAACGCCCCCTCAAAAGACGGTTAAGCCTAGTAAAACCACTAAAAAAACGGCTTCTAGTTCAACAAAAGCGAGCTCGAATGTAAAAAATGTAAAAAAAGTGAACTCTGCTAAAAAACTGCCGTCAAATAATAAGAAGATAACGAAAAAAGTTGAAAAGTGGCTGTGGCCAGTGGATGGAAAAGTGATTCGGGGCTTTTCAAGCAGTGGTGTTAGTAGTAAAGGTATAGACATCAAGGGAACAAAAGGTCACCATGTAAAAGCAGTAGCAGATGGCATTGTTGTGTATGCGGGTAGTGGGCTGATCGGATACGGTAAGCTTGTTATCATCAAA encodes:
- a CDS encoding protein-L-isoaspartate(D-aspartate) O-methyltransferase, whose protein sequence is MTSVLNELVRKTEPRATSMLAYLQESGIHQPDILKLMASLPRHEFVEPAFSHLAYSPTPLPIGKNQTISQPLTVARMSEWLLQYARRGRVLEIGTGSGYQTCILANLFNKVHTIERQKALLDLAMKRLANFGVSNVEFHHGDGHLGWPTNISMDAIIVTALASKVPHALTNSLKEGGILIMPIEDETPSIGCWQKTGEKWRRLEFAPAQFVPMLEGKEDA
- a CDS encoding DUF368 domain-containing protein, with the translated sequence MPKWLKTYLSGVLMGAADVVPGVSGGTIAFIVGIYDRLIHALSGVNKVSVIMLFKGDIKGLWQHFDLGFLLVLAAGILTSIVSLAGIITHALSDYPIWVWSFFFGLILASAWMLAKEFNLYIRKNVLSLFVGVVVGASLSMLVPMHISLSLSLVFFAGMIAICAMILPGISGSFLLLMMGLYGDILLSIKEFNIVVIAVFGCGALVGLLSFSKLLNWTLNRYRELSMAMLTGVMLGALVKVWPWKEVTDVMVVGDKQVPVSEALLLPWNLEHYSMFGDFLGPLCVLLLGLFSVFIVRFASNRIN
- a CDS encoding peptidoglycan DD-metalloendopeptidase family protein, with the translated sequence MILITLLMVEQRRNALKRFISVTIASLLLSACAYDSFHYPDKNSNSRTNASSRPQVTPMPATGIHKVQSGDTLFAIAFQYGLDYRKVAALNKIDSPYVIYPNQKIRLIGKRKALTKTTPPQKTVKPSKTTKKTASSSTKASSNVKNVKKVNSAKKLPSNNKKITKKVEKWLWPVDGKVIRGFSSSGVSSKGIDIKGTKGHHVKAVADGIVVYAGSGLIGYGKLVIIKHNEIYLSAYAYNERILVKEQQSVRAGDSLAIIGGKGSEKPLLHFEVRKDGQPVNPLNVLPKR